In a genomic window of Streptomyces noursei ATCC 11455:
- a CDS encoding sugar kinase → MTRSSNVNDTPVPAAGAAPDVDVVCLGESMVTFLPTVPGPLADVPAFERAIGGAESNVACALARAGHPTRWISRVGADGFGDHLVREIAGYGVDTRAVRRDPLRPTGIYFRTAGDRATAAHEVAYYRAGSAASAMAPATMDLAAIRSGRVLHLSGITAALSADCLGLLRALMAPAPHAHGDPPAGATRPLLSFDVNYRPHLWSGTQGPRVLLDLARTADVVFVGADEAQAAWGLPDPRAVRAALPEPETLVVKLGAAGALVFRRAPGAADRDEAPAGTLVPAPTVDVVAAVGAGDAFAAGFLSAALRGLPLPTRVRHGHLWAAAALTVPGDLAAPPVRALADRLAALDDGAWGTLHLGPGWTDAMVAADQEGHAVDERSGTTDERHAPGAGGVERSEARA, encoded by the coding sequence GTGACCAGGTCCTCGAACGTCAACGACACCCCCGTCCCGGCGGCCGGCGCCGCCCCGGACGTCGATGTCGTCTGCCTCGGCGAGTCCATGGTCACCTTCCTGCCCACCGTCCCCGGGCCGCTCGCCGACGTCCCCGCCTTCGAGCGCGCCATCGGCGGCGCGGAGTCCAACGTCGCCTGCGCCCTCGCCCGGGCCGGCCACCCCACCCGCTGGATCTCCCGGGTCGGCGCGGACGGCTTCGGCGACCACCTCGTCCGCGAGATCGCCGGGTACGGCGTGGACACCCGCGCGGTCCGGCGCGACCCGCTCCGTCCCACCGGCATCTACTTCCGCACCGCCGGCGACCGCGCCACCGCCGCCCACGAGGTCGCCTACTACCGCGCCGGCTCGGCCGCCTCCGCGATGGCCCCCGCCACCATGGACCTTGCCGCCATCCGCTCCGGCCGGGTGCTCCACCTCTCCGGGATCACCGCCGCGCTCTCCGCGGACTGCCTCGGCCTGCTGCGCGCCCTGATGGCCCCGGCGCCGCACGCCCACGGCGACCCGCCGGCCGGCGCCACCCGCCCGCTGCTCTCCTTCGACGTCAACTACCGGCCGCACCTGTGGTCCGGCACGCAGGGCCCGCGGGTCCTCCTCGACCTGGCCCGCACCGCCGACGTGGTGTTCGTCGGCGCCGACGAGGCCCAGGCCGCCTGGGGCCTGCCCGACCCCAGGGCGGTCCGCGCGGCACTGCCCGAGCCGGAGACCCTGGTCGTCAAGCTCGGCGCGGCCGGGGCGCTGGTCTTCCGCCGCGCCCCCGGCGCCGCCGACCGCGACGAGGCCCCCGCCGGCACCCTCGTCCCCGCCCCCACCGTCGACGTGGTCGCCGCGGTCGGCGCCGGCGACGCCTTCGCCGCCGGCTTCCTCTCCGCCGCCCTGCGCGGACTGCCGCTGCCCACCCGGGTCCGGCACGGCCACCTGTGGGCCGCCGCCGCCCTCACCGTCCCGGGCGACCTCGCCGCGCCCCCCGTCCGGGCCCTGGCCGACCGATTGGCCGCGCTCGACGACGGTGCCTGGGGGACACTGCACCTCGGCCCCGGCTGGACGGACGCCATGGTGGCCGCGGACCAGGAGGGACACGCAGTGGACGAGCGCAGCGGGACGACCGACGAGAGGCACGCCCCCGGCGCCGGCGGGGTCGAGCGAAGCGAGGCACGGGCATGA
- a CDS encoding amino acid deaminase: protein MAGERLAQELTDLADEKVDHRFKALPPDAAGRTVGELAAERRNLFTDGFTTPVLALSAASVEHNLALLETYTARHGLAFAPHGKTSMAPQLFARQLAHGAWGITAAVPHQARVYRDFGIQRIFLANEVVDAAALHWLAGELAADPDFRFICYVDSVRGIELMDAALRAAEATRPVDVVIELGAGEGARTGARTEAECRELADAIAGVDTLRLVGVAGYEGEVPGADQERVTAWLRRLVALAADLDACGRFTDLDEIVVSAGGSAWFDTVAEVFADLPELSAPILKLLRSGAYVSHDDGHYRHLTPFNRVPDEGALQPAFRLWAQVVSRPTPEQAFLNAGKRDAAYDLDLPQAQTVRSGRDGTLRPAAGITVTGLSDQHAWLRTEHAGDLEVGDWVALGLSHPCTSFDKWQLIPLVEEDGTVVDFIRTFF from the coding sequence ATGGCCGGCGAGCGGCTCGCGCAGGAACTCACCGACCTCGCGGACGAGAAGGTCGACCACCGCTTCAAGGCACTCCCCCCGGATGCCGCCGGACGCACCGTCGGGGAGCTGGCGGCCGAGCGCCGCAACCTCTTCACCGACGGCTTCACCACGCCCGTGCTGGCCCTCTCCGCCGCATCGGTCGAGCACAACCTCGCCCTCCTGGAGACCTACACCGCCCGGCACGGCCTGGCCTTCGCCCCGCACGGCAAGACCTCCATGGCCCCGCAGCTCTTCGCCCGCCAGCTGGCGCACGGCGCCTGGGGGATCACCGCCGCCGTCCCCCACCAGGCCCGCGTCTACCGCGACTTCGGCATCCAGCGGATCTTCCTGGCCAACGAGGTCGTCGACGCCGCCGCGCTGCACTGGCTCGCCGGCGAGCTGGCCGCCGACCCGGACTTCCGCTTCATCTGCTACGTCGACTCGGTGCGCGGCATCGAGCTGATGGACGCCGCGCTGCGCGCCGCCGAGGCCACCCGCCCGGTGGACGTCGTCATCGAACTGGGCGCCGGCGAGGGGGCCCGCACGGGGGCCCGCACCGAGGCCGAGTGCCGCGAACTGGCCGACGCCATCGCGGGCGTGGACACCCTCCGTCTGGTCGGCGTCGCCGGCTACGAGGGCGAGGTGCCGGGCGCGGACCAGGAGCGGGTCACCGCCTGGCTGCGCCGGCTGGTCGCGCTCGCCGCCGACCTCGACGCCTGCGGCCGCTTCACCGACCTCGACGAGATCGTGGTCAGCGCCGGCGGCAGCGCGTGGTTCGACACCGTCGCCGAGGTCTTCGCCGACCTCCCCGAGCTCTCCGCGCCTATCCTCAAACTGCTGCGCTCGGGCGCGTACGTCTCGCACGACGACGGGCACTACCGCCACCTCACCCCCTTCAACCGGGTGCCGGACGAGGGGGCGCTGCAGCCCGCCTTCCGGCTCTGGGCGCAGGTCGTCTCCCGGCCCACCCCCGAGCAGGCGTTCCTCAACGCGGGCAAGCGGGACGCGGCGTACGACCTCGATCTGCCGCAGGCCCAGACCGTGCGCTCCGGCCGGGACGGCACCCTGCGTCCGGCGGCCGGCATCACCGTCACCGGCCTGTCCGACCAGCACGCCTGGCTACGCACCGAGCACGCCGGGGACCTGGAGGTCGGCGACTGGGTCGCCCTGGGCCTGTCGCACCCGTGCACCTCCTTCGACAAGTGGCAGTTGATCCCGCTGGTCGAGGAGGACGGAACGGTCGTCGACTTCATCCGCACGTTCTTCTGA
- a CDS encoding IclR family transcriptional regulator, giving the protein MSQTVDRALSILPLLAEGPADLGQVADRLGVHKSTALRLLRTLHEHGLVYRQPDQRYRLGARLIALAQEAVENLDVREIAHPHLVELNETCGHTVHLAVYEENEVLYIDKVDSRYPVRMYSRIGKPVAITVAAVAKLLLADLPEPERRALASKLDYPRYTSRSTPDAAAFLAELATVREQGWATDLGGHEESINCIGAPIRGADGRVAAAMSVSAPNVVVSAQELLGLLPLVRRTADAISREYSGTTSPGHEPAP; this is encoded by the coding sequence ATGAGCCAGACCGTCGACCGTGCGCTGAGCATCCTGCCGCTGCTCGCCGAGGGCCCCGCCGACCTGGGGCAGGTCGCCGACCGGCTCGGCGTCCACAAGTCCACCGCGCTGCGCCTGCTGCGCACCCTGCACGAGCACGGCCTCGTCTACCGCCAGCCCGACCAGCGCTACCGCCTCGGCGCGCGGCTCATCGCCCTGGCCCAGGAGGCCGTGGAGAACCTCGACGTCCGCGAGATCGCCCACCCCCACCTCGTCGAACTCAACGAGACGTGCGGCCACACCGTCCACCTCGCGGTCTACGAGGAGAACGAGGTCCTCTACATCGACAAGGTCGACAGCCGCTACCCGGTCCGGATGTACTCCCGGATCGGCAAGCCGGTGGCGATCACCGTCGCCGCGGTCGCCAAGCTGCTCCTGGCCGACCTGCCCGAGCCCGAGCGCCGCGCCCTCGCCTCGAAGCTCGACTACCCCCGCTACACGTCCCGTTCGACGCCCGACGCCGCGGCCTTCCTGGCCGAACTGGCCACGGTGCGCGAACAGGGCTGGGCCACCGACCTCGGTGGCCACGAGGAGTCCATCAACTGCATCGGCGCCCCCATCCGGGGCGCGGACGGACGGGTCGCGGCCGCCATGTCGGTCTCCGCACCCAACGTCGTCGTCAGCGCGCAGGAACTCCTCGGCCTGCTCCCGCTGGTGCGCCGCACCGCCGACGCC